The window GCAGGGCAAGATCATCATTCTGAATATGCACAAGGTTTACCGGTGGAACGGTAACGATGAGCAAATTTCGAGATTCAAGCAGATGATCGAGCAATACAAGGTGACGGCAGTCTTCGGTGGGCATGACCATTGGGGTGCGGGGACTTATTATTCTTGGGATCGAACCAAGCATTTTGGTGATGTGCCGGTATTCCTCAGCGGCTCCGCTTCGCAGCAAACGTATTTGATTGCTGATCTTTCCATTGAGAAGCAGTCGCTCACTGTCAGCGTCGTTCGAAACAGCAATTGGCCAAGTCGCAAAGTCGACAGGGTCATCCCGCTGCTCAAGTAAGCATGAAATGAAAACGGCCCCGTCAATTCTCATTGGCGGGGCCGTTTGGTGTTGCAGTCAGGCGTTTGCCTTACTGGGCGTCCGCCACTGGCGCTTTCTCACCGTGAGAGAGGCTGTAGACGTAAGCGGCCAGCAGGTGAACCTTGTCGTTGCCTTGCAGGTGTTCTTGCGCAGGCATCTGGCCCTGACGGCCGTAACGGATGGTCTGCTGCAGTTGCGCGAAGCTCGAACCGTAGATGAACGAGCCCGGGTGGGTCAGGTCGGGTGCGCCCATGGCTGGCGTACCTTTGCCGGCCGGACCGTGGCACGCCACGCAGTTGGCAGCGAACAGTTTCTGCCCGGCAACCGGATCGGCCTTGGTGTTTTCCGGCAGTTTGCGACCATCGAGATTGGTCAGTACGAACGCGGCAACGTTCGCAACGCCTTGTTCGCCGATCACTTCAGCCCACGCCGGCATGACCGCGTGACGACCGCCCATGATGGTGGTCTTGATGGTTTCCGCTTCGCCGCCCCAGCGCCAGTCGGCGTCGGTCAGGTTAGGGAAGCCGTAGGCGCCCTTGGCATCGGAACCGTGGCAGACCGAGCAGTTGGAGGCGAACAGGCGGCCACCCATCTTCAGGGCTTGCGGGTCCTTGGCGACTTCTTCAATCGGCATGGAAGCGAATTTGGCGAAAATCGGGCCGAACTTGGCGTCCGACTTGGCCATTTCCTTTTCCCACTCGTGAACGCCGGTCCAGCCGCTCTGGCCGTTGGCGAACGCGGTCTGCTTTTCGTTATCGAGGTAGTTGTACCCCGGCAGCAGGCCTTTCCAGTTACCCAGGCCCGGGTATAGCACCAGATAGCCGAGGGCGAAGATGATGGTGCCCACGAACAGCATGAACCACCATTTTGGCAGTGGGTTGTCGTACTCCTCGATCCCGTCGAAGGAGTGGCCAACCGTTTCTTCGGTGGCTTCGCTGCGCTGGCCCTTGCGGGTGGACAGCAGCAGCCAGGTCAGGGCGAAGATCGTGCCGAGACTGAGGACTGTGACGTACAGACTCCAGAACGTAGTCATTCTTTGTTACTCCTAGAAGCTTGCTCGACGTGCTTGATGGCTTCGGGATCATCCGCGAAAGGCAGCAAGGTCGCGTCTTCAAACTCCGACTTGCGCTTGGGGCTGAATACCCACAACGCCAGACCGATGAAGGCCACCATCACAACAACGGTGCCCAGGCCACGAATCATCCCGATATCCATCTAAATCACCGTTTGCTTTTGATGATGGTGCCCAGGCCTTGCAGATAGGCCACCAGCGCGTCCATTTCGGTTTTGCCCTTCACAGCATCCTGGGCACCGGCGATGTCTTCGTCGGTGTAAGGGACGCCGAGCGTGCGCAAGACTTCCATTTTCTTGGCGGTGTCTTTGCCGTCGAGCTTGTTTTCCACGAGGAACGGGTAGGCCGGCATTTTCGACTCAGGCACTACGTTGCGCGGGTTGTACAAATGCGCACGCTGCCAGTCATCGGAATAACGACCGCCGACACGGGCCAGGTCCGGACCGGTACGCTTGGAACCCCACAGGAACGGGTGGTCCCAGACGCTTTCACCAGCGACCGAGTAGTGGCCATAACGTTCGGTTTCAGCACGGAACGGGCGGATCATCTGCGAGTGGCAGCCGACACAACCGTTGGCGATGTAGATGTCGCGGCCTTCCAGTTCAAGGGCGGTGCGAGGCTTCATGCCTTCGACCGGCTTGTTGGTGACGTCCTGGAAAAACAGCGGAACGATCTGGGTCAAGCCGCCGATGCTGACGGCGATAACCATGAAGAAGGCCAGCAGGCCAATGTTCTTCTCGACTGCTTCATGCTTCATCAGTGAGCTCCAACTACAGCAATCTGTTCAGCAGCTTTGGCTTCAGCCGGGTTCGAGGCACGTACGGTACGCCATACGTTGTAGGCCATGAACAGCATGCCGCTGGCGAAGAACGCACCGCCCAGGGCGCGAACGATGAAACCAGGATGGCTGGCTTGCAGCGCTTCGACGAACGAATAGGTGAGGGTGCCGTCGTCGTTGATTGCACGCCACATCAGACCCTGGGTGATGCCGTTGACCCACATCGAAGCGATGTACAGCACGGTACCGATGGTTGCGAGCCAGAAGTGCGTGTTGATCAGGCCGATGCTGTGCATCTGCACACGACCGAACAGTTTCGGGATCATGTGGTAGATCGCGCCGATCGAGATCATCGCTACCCAACCCAAGGCGCCAGCGTGCACGTGGCCGATGGTCCAGTCGGTGTAGTGGGACAGCGAGTTGACGGTCTTGATGGCCATCATCGGGCCTTCGAAGGTCGACATGCCGTAGAACGCCAGCGATACCACGAGGAAGCGCAGGATCGGGTCGGTGCGCAGCTTATGCCAGGCGCCCGACAGGGTCATCATGCCGTTGATCATGCCGCCCCAGCTCGGTGCCAGCAGGATGATCGACATCGCCATGCCCAGGGACTGAGCCCAGTCCGGCAGCGCGGTGTAGTGCAGGTGGTGCGGACCGGCCCAGATGTACAGGGTGATCAACGCCCAGAAGTGCACGATCGACAGGCGATAGGAGTAGATCGGACGCTCGGCCTGCTTCGGAACGAAGTAGTACATCATCCCCAGGAAGCCCGTGGTCAGGAAGAAACCCACCGCGTTGTGGCCGTACCACCACTGGATCATCGCATCAGTCGCACCGGCGTAGGCCGAGTAGGACTTGAAGAAACTGACCGGCAGGGAGGCGTGGTTGACGATGTGCAGCATCGCCGTCACAACGATGAAGGCACCGTAGAACCAGTTACCCACATAGATGTGCTTGGTCTTGCGCTTGGTGATGGTGCCGAAGAACACCAGACCGTAGGTAACCCAGACGATGGCCAGCAGAATAGCCAGGGGCCATTCCAGTTCCGCGTATTCCTTGGTGGTGGTGTAACCCAACGGCAAGGTAACGATCGCGCCGACGATCACCGCTTGCCAACCCCAGAAGGTGAAGGCGGCGAGGCTGTCGGAAATCAGTCGCGTTTGGCAGGTTCGCTGCACGACGTAATAAGAAGTGGCAAACAGAGCACAACCACCGAAGGCGAAAATCACCAGGTTGGTGTGCAACGGGCGTAAGCGTCCAAAAGTCGTCCACGGCAGACCGAAGTTCAATTCCGGCCATACAAGCTGTGAGGCGATGAAGACACCAAGCCCCATGCCAAGGATCCCCCAGACCACCGTCATGATGGCGAACTGGCGGACTACCTTATAGTTATAAGCAGTCGGACTGATTGCTGTGCTCATTCTAAGGTTCCACGGTTTGGGTGTTTTATTAGGAGTAAAAATCGGCCGCAAGTATGGAGAAAGCGGGGGGTCATTGCAACGCGCCATGACCTGGGTCAATGCTTTCAAAAGCTGATTCTGCGGCCTTTCCATGCGCCGCGTAAGGACAAAATTGGCCAAGGGCAAAATGTCGCAGCAGACGAAATGGGTGAGGGGGTCAGGTCGGATGTAACGGGGTGTGTTCAAACCCGACGATCGGGTGACAGATGGCAATTGGCATGACAGCCGGTATCTACCAGCCTTTGCGGCCTGTCATCGAGTAGATTCGTCGAACACATCGGGTCGGGTCGACCTGGAACCGGCTCATGCCAGTCCGCATCGGGGGAAGCTTAGACCTGAATCCGGGGAACTGAAAGGAGGACCAGCGCAGGGGTGCGACACTTGGTCGCAAAGGGGCAGGGAACTGCCGCATCCGGGAGAATGCGGCAGCAGAGCAGTCGAGATTTATTCGTGTTTGCCTTCAGCCTGCAAACGTTCGGTGCTCAAACCGTGGGACAAGCTGTAAACGTAAGCCGCCAGCAGTTGCACTTTGTCGTTGCCGAGCAGTTCGTTCTGCGCCGGCATATGACCTTGGCGGCCATGACGAATGGTCTGTTGCAACTGCGCCAGGCTTGTACCGTAGATAAAGCCGGCCGGTTGCGTCAGGTTCGGCGCACCCATGGCTTCAGTGCCCTTGCCGTTTGCCCCATGACAAGCTACGCACATGGTGCTGAACGCTTGCTGTCCGGCGTGCAGATCGGCGCCATTGTCGGCAGGCAACGGCAGTCCGGCCAGGTCATGGCGCACATAAGCCGCAACGTTTTTCACCCCGGCATCACCCAGGATTTCACCCCAGGCCGGCATCGCGGCCATGCGACCACCCATGATCGTGGTTTTGATCGTTTCGGCGTTGCCGCCCCAGCGCCAGGTGGTGTCCGCCAGGTTCGGGAAGCCGAAAGCGCCCTTGGCATCCGAGCCGTGGCAAACCGCGCAATTGGAGGCAAACAGGCGACCGCCCATTTTCAACGCCAGCGGGTCCGTCGCCACTTCTTCCACGGGCATCGCCGCGAATTTGGCGAAGATCGGCCCGAACTTCGCGTCAGCCTTGTTCATCTCCTTTTCCCACTCGTTGACGCCGGTCCAACCGTTCTCGTAACCCGGCAGAATGCCTTTCCAGTTGCCCAGGCCCGGATAAAGCACCAGATAACCGACGGCAAACACCAGCGTGCCGGCGAACAGCAGGAACCACCATTGCGGCAGTGGGTTGTCGTACTCCTCGATGCCGTCGAAGCTGTGGCCCATGGTCTGGTCGACGCTGCCCTTGGTTTCGCCCTTGCGGGTGCCGATCAGCAGCCAGGTCAAGCCGATCAGGCTGCCAATGGTCAGTACGCAGATCCACGTACTCCAGAAAGTGGTCATGGCCGGGTACTCCTTGTTTCAGGTTCTTGGGTGGCGTCATCGGGCAGGGGTTCATCGGCGAACGGCAGCAAGCGCGCTTCGGCGAATTCCGGATTGCGCTTTCTGTTGAACACCCACAGCGTCAGGCCGACGAAGGCCAGGAACACCACGACCGTGCCCAGGCCGCGGATCATTCCACTGCTCATTACGCTTACGATTTCAAAGGGCATGGCCATGGCTCACCTCTTGCTCTTGATGGATGTGCCGAGCACTTGCAGGTAAGCGACCAGTGCGTCCATTTCGGTCTTGCCCTGGAGCGAGGCGACTGAACCTGTGATGTCTTCATCGGTGTACGGCACGCCGAGGGTGCGCATGGCGCGGATCTTGGTTTCGGTGTGGCTGCTATCGACCTTGTTGTCCACCAGCCACGGGTAGGCCGGCATCTTCGATTCCGGCACCACGTTGCGCGGGTTGTACAAGTGCGCGCGATGCCAGTCTTCGGAGTAGCGACCGCCGACGCGGGCCAGGTCCGGACCGGTGCGCTTGGAGCCCCAGAGGAACGGGTGATCCCAGACGCTTTCACCGGCCACCGAGTAGTGGCCATAGCGTTCCGTTTCAGCACGGAACGGGCGGATCATCTGCGAATGGCAACCAACGCAGCCTTCGCGGATGTAAATGTCGCGACCTTCCAGTTGCAGCGCGGTGTAGGGCTTCATGCCTTCCACTGGTTTATTGGTCACGTCCTGAAAGAACAGCGGGACGATCTGGGTCAGACCGCCGATGCTCACAGCCAACACCATCAGCAGCATCAGCAGGCCGACGTTTTTCTCGATTGTTTCGTGTTTCATGACGGACTCCTCAGGCGATCTGCGCGGCAGCGGCGGCTTCGGCAGGCTGCGAGGCCCGTACGGTGCGCCAGGTGTTGTAGGCCATCAGCAACATGCCGCTGAAGAAAATCGCACCGCCTACCAGACGCACGACGAAGCCTGGGTGGCTGGCCACCAGGGTTTCGACGAAGGAGTAGGTCAGCGTGCCGTCTTCGTTGACCGCGCGCCACATGAGGCCCTGGGCAATGCCGTTGACCCACATCGACGCGATGTACAGCACGGTGCCGATGGTCGCGAGCCAGAAGTGCGCGTTGATCAGGCCGATGCTGTGCATCTGCGTGCGACCGAAGATTTTCGGGATCATGTGGTACAGCGCGCCGATGGAGATCATCGCGACCCAACCGAGGGCGCCGGCGTGAACATGGCCGATGGTCCAGTCGGTGTAGTGGGAGAGGGCGTTGACCGTCTTGATCGCCATCATCGGCCCTTCGAAGGTCGACATGCCGTAGAAGGCCAGCGAGACCACGAGGAAGCGCAGGATCGGGTCGCTGCGCAACTTATGCCAGGCGCCCGAGAGCGTCATCATCCCGTTGATCATCCCGCCCCAGCTCGGCGCCAGCAGGATCAGCGACATCACCATGCCCAGCGACTGCGCCCAGTCCGGCAGCGCGGTGTAGTGCAAGTGGTGCGGACCGGCCCAGATGTACAGGGTGATCAGCGCCCAGAAGTGCACGATCGACAAGCGATAGGAGTACACCGGACGCTCAGCCTGTTTCGGCACGAAGTAGTACATCATCCCGAGGAAACCGGCGGTGAGGAAAAAGCCTACGGCGTTGTGCCCGTACCACCACTGCACCATGGCATCAGTCGCACCGGCGTACAGCGAGTAGGACTTGGTGAAACTCACCGGCAATTCCAGGTTGTTGACGATGTGCAGGATCGCCACGGTGATGATGAAGCCACCGAAGAACCAGTTACCGACATAGATGTGTTTGGTCTTGCGCTGCATGATCGTGCCAAAGAACACGACGGCATAGGCCACCCAGACAATGGTGATCAGAATGTCGATCGGCCATTCAAGCTCGGCGTATTCCTTGGAACTGGTGTAACCCAGCGGCAGGCTGATGGCCGCCAGCAGGATCACAAGCTGCCAGCCCCAGAAACAGAATGCGGCGATTTTCGGCGCGAACAGTCGGGTCTGGCAGGTGCGTTGCACCGAATAGAACGAACTGGCGAACAGGGCGCAACCGCCGAAGGCGAAGATCACTGCGTTAGTGTGCAGCGGGCGCAGACGCCCGAAGCTGGTCCACGGCAGATTGAAGTTGAGTTCAGGCCAGACCAATTGAGCCGCGAGAAAAACCCCGAGCCCCATTCCGACGATGCCCCACACCACCGTCATAATGGCGAATTGGCGGACCACCTTGTAGTTGTAGGCGGTACTGATAGAAGTGTTCATGGTTCCCCATCCACGGTTCAGCCGAAGTGAGGGCCTGCCTTTGCGAGTAAGCCGCACGGCAGACGCTCCCTTCGCCTGGAGTTATAGGCAGACTAAAAGCGAGGCAAGCATGGACAAAGAGCACAAGGCCAGTATTGACGAGGATCAATGGGCGCGGTGTGTACGGGATCATGGATGGTTATGGAATGCCGCCACCACTCCAGCATCGGCGACGCTGATTCTCGCTCACGGTGCCGGCGCACCCATGGACAGCGCCTGGATGAACGACATGGCTGCGCGCCTTGCTGCATCTGGGATCAACGTGCTGCGCTTCGAGTTTCCGTACATGGCGCAACGGCGTGTTGATGGGGGTAAACGTCCACCGAACCCAGCGCCGAAACTGCTCGAGTGCTGGTGTGAGGTCTATGCCGTGGTGCGACGCCATGTCGCTGGGCGTCTGGCCATTGGTGGCAAGTCCATGGGCGGGCGGATGGCGAGTTTGTTGGCGGATGAACTGGAGGCCGATGCGTTGGTGTGCCTCGGATATCCGTTTTATGCGGTAGGGAAACCTGAGAAGCCACGGGTCGAGCATTTGGCCGTGCTGAAGACGCGGACGTTAATCGTGCAGGGCGAGCGGGATGCGTTGGGCAATCGTGAGGCCGTCGAGGCTTACACGTTGGCACCGAGTATCGAGGTGTTCTGGCTGGCGGCGGGGGATCATGATTTGAAGCCGTTGAAGGCTTCCGGGTTTACCCATGAGCAGCATTTGGAGACTGCGGCGCAGAAGGTTGCTGATTTCCTGCGCTAAGCGATCGTTCCCACGCAGAGCGTGGGAACGATCAGGATCAGGCGAGGCGCTATCAGCGGTTAAACCGCTCCACCAACGAATACTGGGTATTCGCCGTCTTCGTCAGCTCTTCACTCAACAATGCCGAGTGTTGCGCCTGTTCCGAGGTCTGATCCGCCAGGTGCGAGATGTTGCTGATGTTACGGCTGATCTCTTCGGCGACAGCGCTTTGCTCTTCGGTCGCCGCCGCGATCTGGGTGGTCATGTCGGTGATGTTGGCCACCGCTTCGCTGATCCCCACTAGCGCCTGATCCGCTTCCAGAACCCGCGCCACACCTTCTTCGGCCTGGCGATGGCCAGCCTCCATGGTTTGCACCGCGGTGCTGGCGGTTTGCTGGAGCTTGGCGATCAACGCGTGGATCTGCCCGGTGGATTCGCTGGTGCGTTGCGCCAGTTGGCGAACTTCGTCGGCGACTACCGCGAAGCCACGACCCATTTCACCGGCACGGGCCGCTTCGATAGCCGCGTTCAAGGCCAGCAGGTTGGTCTGGTCGGCGATGCCTTTGATCACATCGACCACGCCACCGATTTCGTCGCTGTCCTTGGCCAGTTGGGTCACGGTCAGCCCGGTTTCACCCACCACCACCGACAGGCGCTGGATGGCTTCGCGGGTTTCCCCAGCGATGTCGCGACCGCGACCGGTCAGGCGATTGGCTTCTTGAGTCGCATCGGCCGTGCGCTGCACGTGGCTGGCGACTTCCTGCGTGGTGGCGGCCATCTGATTGACGGCAGTGGCCACTTGCTCGGTTTCGACGCGTTGGCGTTCCAGACCATTGGAGCTGTTATGCGCCAGGGTGTCGGACTGTTTCGCTTGTTCGCTCAGGTGCTCGGCGGTGTCCTGCAGACGGGTCAGGCAGGTTTTCAGGCGGGCTTCCTGGCTGAGGATCGACATTTCCAGACGCGCTTGAGCGCCACGGCTGTCGGTGTACATCTGCGCGATCAGCGGGTCGGAGGTGGTCTGCCCAGCCAGGTGCAGCAGACGCTTGAGGCCGCGCTGTTGCCAGCTCAAGCCCAACAGACCCAATGGCACCGACAGACCGGCGGCCAACGCAAAACCCCATTGGGAATTGAGCGACGCACCGATCATGAAGCTCAGTTGGCTGACCAGAATGAACGGCAGCCAGTCCTGTAGCACCGGCAGCCATTTGTCCGTTGAAGGAATCGCCGACTTGCCCTGGTTGATGCGTTGGTAGAGCGCTTCGGCACGGCGGATCTGCTCGGCGGTGGGTTTGACCCGCACCGATTCGTAACCGACCACCTGATTGCCTTCGAAAACCGGCGTGACATAGGCGTTAACCCAGTAGTGATCACCGGTCTTGCAGCGATTCTTGACAATGCCCATCCATGGCAAGCCTTGTTTCAGTGTGCCCCACATGTGCGCGAATACCGCGGCCGGGACGTCAGGGTGACGGACCAGGTTATGCGGCGCACGGATCAGCTCTTCACGAGAATACCCGCTGATTTCGACGAAAGCGTCGTTGCAGTAGGTGATCACGCCCTTGGCATCGGTGGTGGAAATCAACCGTTGCTGAGCCGGGAAGGTCCGTTCGCGTTGTGTAATAGGCTGGTTGTTACGCATGGCTTTTTCAATCCGCAAGGCTTTGACGGGTTGTCGGCATCGTCAGCCATTTATTGAGATTATTTTTCGGTAATCAGTGGCGCGTCGCAAAACGACCCTTGCGTCAGCTGGCAAGCATCGGATAGGTGAACAGTCCGAAATGCAGCAGGTTCAGGCCGAAATGGGTGGCGATGGCCGCACCCAAGCCACCAAAACGGTAGGCCAGACCATAGCTGACACCTGCCAGGCTCGCCAGCAACACCCATTGCCAACCGGCCCCCACATGCGCCAGGCCGAACAACAGCGAGGCAAGGAGAAG of the Pseudomonas frederiksbergensis genome contains:
- the ccoP gene encoding cytochrome-c oxidase, cbb3-type subunit III; the encoded protein is MTTFWSTWICVLTIGSLIGLTWLLIGTRKGETKGSVDQTMGHSFDGIEEYDNPLPQWWFLLFAGTLVFAVGYLVLYPGLGNWKGILPGYENGWTGVNEWEKEMNKADAKFGPIFAKFAAMPVEEVATDPLALKMGGRLFASNCAVCHGSDAKGAFGFPNLADTTWRWGGNAETIKTTIMGGRMAAMPAWGEILGDAGVKNVAAYVRHDLAGLPLPADNGADLHAGQQAFSTMCVACHGANGKGTEAMGAPNLTQPAGFIYGTSLAQLQQTIRHGRQGHMPAQNELLGNDKVQLLAAYVYSLSHGLSTERLQAEGKHE
- the ccoP gene encoding cytochrome-c oxidase, cbb3-type subunit III — translated: MTTFWSLYVTVLSLGTIFALTWLLLSTRKGQRSEATEETVGHSFDGIEEYDNPLPKWWFMLFVGTIIFALGYLVLYPGLGNWKGLLPGYNYLDNEKQTAFANGQSGWTGVHEWEKEMAKSDAKFGPIFAKFASMPIEEVAKDPQALKMGGRLFASNCSVCHGSDAKGAYGFPNLTDADWRWGGEAETIKTTIMGGRHAVMPAWAEVIGEQGVANVAAFVLTNLDGRKLPENTKADPVAGQKLFAANCVACHGPAGKGTPAMGAPDLTHPGSFIYGSSFAQLQQTIRYGRQGQMPAQEHLQGNDKVHLLAAYVYSLSHGEKAPVADAQ
- the ccoN gene encoding cytochrome-c oxidase, cbb3-type subunit I, giving the protein MNTSISTAYNYKVVRQFAIMTVVWGIVGMGLGVFLAAQLVWPELNFNLPWTSFGRLRPLHTNAVIFAFGGCALFASSFYSVQRTCQTRLFAPKIAAFCFWGWQLVILLAAISLPLGYTSSKEYAELEWPIDILITIVWVAYAVVFFGTIMQRKTKHIYVGNWFFGGFIITVAILHIVNNLELPVSFTKSYSLYAGATDAMVQWWYGHNAVGFFLTAGFLGMMYYFVPKQAERPVYSYRLSIVHFWALITLYIWAGPHHLHYTALPDWAQSLGMVMSLILLAPSWGGMINGMMTLSGAWHKLRSDPILRFLVVSLAFYGMSTFEGPMMAIKTVNALSHYTDWTIGHVHAGALGWVAMISIGALYHMIPKIFGRTQMHSIGLINAHFWLATIGTVLYIASMWVNGIAQGLMWRAVNEDGTLTYSFVETLVASHPGFVVRLVGGAIFFSGMLLMAYNTWRTVRASQPAEAAAAAQIA
- the ccoN gene encoding cytochrome-c oxidase, cbb3-type subunit I produces the protein MSTAISPTAYNYKVVRQFAIMTVVWGILGMGLGVFIASQLVWPELNFGLPWTTFGRLRPLHTNLVIFAFGGCALFATSYYVVQRTCQTRLISDSLAAFTFWGWQAVIVGAIVTLPLGYTTTKEYAELEWPLAILLAIVWVTYGLVFFGTITKRKTKHIYVGNWFYGAFIVVTAMLHIVNHASLPVSFFKSYSAYAGATDAMIQWWYGHNAVGFFLTTGFLGMMYYFVPKQAERPIYSYRLSIVHFWALITLYIWAGPHHLHYTALPDWAQSLGMAMSIILLAPSWGGMINGMMTLSGAWHKLRTDPILRFLVVSLAFYGMSTFEGPMMAIKTVNSLSHYTDWTIGHVHAGALGWVAMISIGAIYHMIPKLFGRVQMHSIGLINTHFWLATIGTVLYIASMWVNGITQGLMWRAINDDGTLTYSFVEALQASHPGFIVRALGGAFFASGMLFMAYNVWRTVRASNPAEAKAAEQIAVVGAH
- a CDS encoding alpha/beta family hydrolase; translated protein: MDKEHKASIDEDQWARCVRDHGWLWNAATTPASATLILAHGAGAPMDSAWMNDMAARLAASGINVLRFEFPYMAQRRVDGGKRPPNPAPKLLECWCEVYAVVRRHVAGRLAIGGKSMGGRMASLLADELEADALVCLGYPFYAVGKPEKPRVEHLAVLKTRTLIVQGERDALGNREAVEAYTLAPSIEVFWLAAGDHDLKPLKASGFTHEQHLETAAQKVADFLR
- a CDS encoding methyl-accepting chemotaxis protein → MRNNQPITQRERTFPAQQRLISTTDAKGVITYCNDAFVEISGYSREELIRAPHNLVRHPDVPAAVFAHMWGTLKQGLPWMGIVKNRCKTGDHYWVNAYVTPVFEGNQVVGYESVRVKPTAEQIRRAEALYQRINQGKSAIPSTDKWLPVLQDWLPFILVSQLSFMIGASLNSQWGFALAAGLSVPLGLLGLSWQQRGLKRLLHLAGQTTSDPLIAQMYTDSRGAQARLEMSILSQEARLKTCLTRLQDTAEHLSEQAKQSDTLAHNSSNGLERQRVETEQVATAVNQMAATTQEVASHVQRTADATQEANRLTGRGRDIAGETREAIQRLSVVVGETGLTVTQLAKDSDEIGGVVDVIKGIADQTNLLALNAAIEAARAGEMGRGFAVVADEVRQLAQRTSESTGQIHALIAKLQQTASTAVQTMEAGHRQAEEGVARVLEADQALVGISEAVANITDMTTQIAAATEEQSAVAEEISRNISNISHLADQTSEQAQHSALLSEELTKTANTQYSLVERFNR
- a CDS encoding CcoQ/FixQ family Cbb3-type cytochrome c oxidase assembly chaperone, with the translated sequence MDIGMIRGLGTVVVMVAFIGLALWVFSPKRKSEFEDATLLPFADDPEAIKHVEQASRSNKE
- the ccoO gene encoding cytochrome-c oxidase, cbb3-type subunit II translates to MKHETIEKNVGLLMLLMVLAVSIGGLTQIVPLFFQDVTNKPVEGMKPYTALQLEGRDIYIREGCVGCHSQMIRPFRAETERYGHYSVAGESVWDHPFLWGSKRTGPDLARVGGRYSEDWHRAHLYNPRNVVPESKMPAYPWLVDNKVDSSHTETKIRAMRTLGVPYTDEDITGSVASLQGKTEMDALVAYLQVLGTSIKSKR
- a CDS encoding cbb3-type cytochrome oxidase subunit 3, which encodes MPFEIVSVMSSGMIRGLGTVVVFLAFVGLTLWVFNRKRNPEFAEARLLPFADEPLPDDATQEPETRSTRP
- the ccoO gene encoding cytochrome-c oxidase, cbb3-type subunit II, coding for MKHEAVEKNIGLLAFFMVIAVSIGGLTQIVPLFFQDVTNKPVEGMKPRTALELEGRDIYIANGCVGCHSQMIRPFRAETERYGHYSVAGESVWDHPFLWGSKRTGPDLARVGGRYSDDWQRAHLYNPRNVVPESKMPAYPFLVENKLDGKDTAKKMEVLRTLGVPYTDEDIAGAQDAVKGKTEMDALVAYLQGLGTIIKSKR